In the genome of Polynucleobacter sp. TSB-Sco08W16, the window GACGCGAGCATGTTTGGTTTTAGAAAGAGACTCTAATTGATCCACCAAAATAGACTTGGTGTCATAGAGGAGTCGGCCAATCAGTGTGCTCTTACCATCATCTACGCTACCAGCGGTAATGAAGCGCACTACATTTTGATTTGCTGATTGAGTCATCAGAAGTAACCTTCTTTCTTGCGGCGCTCCATCGAGGCCTCATTGGTTTGATCGTCCATGCGAGTGGCACCACGTTCAGTGATTTCGGTAATTGCTGTCTCAGCAATAATCTCTAGCGGGTTAGCTGCAGTACTCAATACCGGGCAAGTGCAGCTAATGTCACCAACGGTACGAAAACGTACGCTTAAGATTTCGCTAACATCGCCAGCAGCTTTTGGTGTGACATCGGTGACCGGTACCAAAAGATTATTCTTCTTCACCACCTCACGTTGGTGTGTGTAGTAGATGCTGGGTAAGGCTAACTTTTCACGGGCAATGTATTGCCAGATATCGAGCTCAGTCCAGTTGGAGATGGGGAACACACGCATATTCTCGCCTTTAGCGATACGGGCGTTATAGAGATTCCAGAGTTCAGGGCGCTGGGCCTTTGGATCCCATTGGCCAAACTCATCGCGGAAGGAGAAGATACGCTCTTTAGCGCGAGCCTTTTCTTCATCACGACGCGCACCACCCATTAATGCATCGAATTCGTATTCAGCAATAGTTTCAAGCAGAGTTACAGCTTGTGCCGCATTGCGTGAGTCAGTTTCTTTGCGCAGGCGTACAGTGCCTTTTTTGATGGAATCTTCTACATGACCAATAATAAGTTTTACACCAGTATTTTTAACGACGTCATCACGGTATTGAATCACTTCAGGGTAGTTATGACCGGTATCGATATGCAGAATTGGAAAAGGTAACTTGACAGGACGATCACCAAACTGAAAAGCCTTGCGAGCCAAGTGGAACATCACAATGGAGTCCTTGCCGCCTGAGAAGAGCATCGCTGGGTTAGAGCACTGGGCTACCACTTCTCGGATGATGTAGATCGATTCAGCTTCTAGCCAATCTAAGTGATCATCGAGTAATTTTTGTTCTGACATTCTGTAAATTATTTCTACTAAGTTTTAATGATGAATTTATTGATTAACGTGTAAGCCACATTCTTTGCTATCGCTTTGGAGCCACCACCAGCGGCCAGCACGGATATCCTCACCCTTCTTCACCTGACGGGTACAAGGCTCGCAGCCAATGCTGGGGTAGCCCTTAAGGTGTAGCGGATGAATCGGGACATTCTCTTGTTTGATGTAAGCCCAGATATCGGCTTCACTCCAATCAAACAAAGGATTGAATTTAGCGATGCCTCTGGAGTCATCTAATTCTTCAAAATTAAGTTCAGTACGTGTAGTCGATTGCTCGCGACGTTGTCCGGTAATCCA includes:
- the cysD gene encoding sulfate adenylyltransferase subunit CysD — its product is MSEQKLLDDHLDWLEAESIYIIREVVAQCSNPAMLFSGGKDSIVMFHLARKAFQFGDRPVKLPFPILHIDTGHNYPEVIQYRDDVVKNTGVKLIIGHVEDSIKKGTVRLRKETDSRNAAQAVTLLETIAEYEFDALMGGARRDEEKARAKERIFSFRDEFGQWDPKAQRPELWNLYNARIAKGENMRVFPISNWTELDIWQYIAREKLALPSIYYTHQREVVKKNNLLVPVTDVTPKAAGDVSEILSVRFRTVGDISCTCPVLSTAANPLEIIAETAITEITERGATRMDDQTNEASMERRKKEGYF